One Chloroflexota bacterium DNA window includes the following coding sequences:
- a CDS encoding CoA transferase, producing the protein MTQPLARIRVFDLTNAGVGPIATELLAGLGADVIKVESPEGDVMRTMLPRQRGFPTAYTSHNFNKRAIVLDLKDTKDRQWAYRLLETCDIFVENFRPGVAKRLGVDYESVSKVNPRIIYISSSAWGDRGPMQYFAGVDPNLQAFSGFASINGPEDNGGEFHRGYGHIDATTASYISSAAIQALIEREQSGQGAHIVISMLGCALNLQITRLAEYFAGEAPTARGTAATFSAPNQAFQCQNHKWVAVTVETDAQWQALCETIRRPDLASDERYATNTGRVDNREELSATLTEIFASKPSIWWTKELTRLGVPNSLFLDFEILREHVQVAANDMMVVIDVPHQGPISTSGYPWRFSEFEVPVLPAPAPDQHTQEVLASLSPKESAETPAPETATVEA; encoded by the coding sequence ATGACCCAACCGCTTGCCAGGATCCGCGTGTTCGACCTGACCAACGCCGGCGTCGGTCCGATTGCGACCGAATTGCTGGCCGGCCTTGGGGCCGACGTGATCAAGGTCGAGAGCCCCGAGGGCGACGTGATGCGGACCATGCTGCCCCGGCAGCGCGGTTTCCCCACGGCGTACACCTCGCACAACTTCAACAAGCGCGCCATCGTCCTCGATCTCAAGGACACAAAGGATCGGCAGTGGGCGTATCGCCTGCTCGAAACCTGTGACATCTTCGTCGAGAACTTCCGCCCCGGGGTGGCAAAGCGGCTCGGCGTCGACTATGAGTCGGTCTCGAAGGTCAACCCGCGCATCATCTACATCTCCAGCTCGGCCTGGGGCGACCGTGGCCCGATGCAATACTTCGCGGGGGTCGATCCCAACCTGCAGGCGTTCAGCGGGTTCGCCTCGATCAATGGGCCTGAGGACAACGGCGGCGAGTTCCATCGCGGCTACGGCCACATCGACGCCACCACGGCGAGTTACATCTCGTCGGCGGCGATCCAGGCGCTGATCGAGCGGGAGCAGAGCGGGCAGGGCGCCCACATCGTCATCTCGATGCTCGGCTGCGCGCTCAACCTCCAGATCACTCGCCTCGCCGAGTACTTCGCTGGCGAGGCGCCGACCGCACGCGGAACCGCCGCGACGTTCTCGGCGCCGAACCAGGCGTTCCAGTGCCAGAACCATAAGTGGGTCGCCGTGACGGTCGAGACCGACGCCCAATGGCAGGCGCTCTGCGAGACGATCCGCCGGCCCGATCTGGCGTCGGACGAGCGGTACGCGACCAACACGGGCCGCGTCGACAACCGCGAGGAGCTCTCGGCGACGCTTACGGAGATCTTCGCCAGCAAGCCGAGCATCTGGTGGACCAAGGAGCTGACGCGCCTCGGCGTCCCGAACTCCCTGTTCCTCGACTTCGAGATCCTGCGAGAGCACGTGCAGGTGGCCGCCAACGACATGATGGTGGTCATCGACGTGCCACACCAGGGACCGATCAGCACCAGCGGCTACCCCTGGCGCTTCAGCGAGTTCGAGGTGCCGGTGCTGCCGGCGCCGGCCCCCGACCAGCACACGCAGGAGGTCCTGGCCAGCCTCAGCCCGAAGGAGTCGGCGGAGACGCCGGCCCCCGAGACGGCGACCGTCGAGGCCTGA
- a CDS encoding CoA transferase — translation MSGSYTSLMLRHAGARVIKIEPPEGDYARRFAITMGSDSAVFFALNRGKESVVLDLTTESGRAALRRLLKTADVFVDDLGPDRAAALGLDHATLSQDNPRLIQASITPFGDHGPHRNRPGSELVVQAAADYPNSLGSLGEPPRRVGTDIGYINSAIFLYQAVLAAIFQRLSTGRGQRASVSMMGSLIYTRKTVWAAMGYPDTWIGAHTETYMTPPTYAYKTKDGAIYFSLRRGSEEQYFGLLDALGILEEALEDERFGDGGRAAVGLGPVAQAVKPLWERGLANLTSDEALALIQSFGAEGVPVNTHASVLASEQVAALDLLHTVEHPELGDVPTIRMPWRIDGEVPTLDGPAPALGAHTASVLSAAGYSAAEAHDLGRLAVAG, via the coding sequence GTGTCCGGCTCGTACACGAGCCTGATGCTGCGCCACGCGGGCGCGCGTGTCATCAAGATCGAGCCACCCGAGGGTGACTACGCCCGCCGCTTCGCCATCACGATGGGGTCGGACAGCGCCGTCTTCTTCGCCCTCAACCGGGGCAAGGAGAGTGTGGTCCTCGACCTGACCACCGAGAGCGGGCGCGCCGCGCTGCGCCGCCTGCTCAAGACCGCCGACGTCTTCGTGGATGACCTCGGACCAGACCGCGCGGCGGCCCTCGGGCTCGACCACGCAACGCTGTCCCAGGACAACCCGCGCCTGATCCAGGCGAGCATCACACCGTTCGGGGACCACGGGCCGCACCGCAACCGGCCCGGCAGCGAGCTGGTGGTGCAGGCCGCCGCCGACTACCCGAACTCGCTCGGGTCGCTCGGCGAGCCGCCACGGCGAGTCGGTACGGACATCGGCTACATCAACAGCGCCATCTTTCTGTACCAGGCCGTGCTGGCCGCCATCTTCCAGCGTCTGAGCACCGGGCGCGGACAGCGGGCCTCCGTCAGCATGATGGGCTCGTTGATCTACACCCGGAAGACGGTCTGGGCCGCGATGGGCTACCCCGATACCTGGATCGGGGCGCACACCGAGACGTACATGACCCCGCCGACCTACGCCTACAAGACGAAGGACGGCGCGATCTACTTCAGCCTCCGGCGTGGCAGCGAGGAGCAGTACTTCGGGCTGCTCGACGCGCTCGGCATTCTGGAAGAGGCGTTGGAGGACGAACGCTTCGGGGACGGCGGCCGGGCGGCTGTCGGGCTGGGGCCGGTGGCCCAGGCGGTCAAGCCGCTCTGGGAGCGTGGGCTCGCCAACCTCACCTCAGATGAGGCGCTGGCGCTCATCCAGTCGTTCGGGGCAGAAGGCGTGCCGGTCAACACCCACGCGTCGGTACTGGCCTCCGAGCAGGTGGCGGCCCTGGATCTGCTCCACACCGTCGAGCACCCCGAGCTTGGCGACGTGCCAACGATTCGGATGCCGTGGCGGATCGACGGCGAAGTGCCAACGCTCGACGGACCGGCGCCTGCGCTGGGCGCGCACACCGCGTCGGTGCTGTCCGCCGCCGGGTACTCGGCCGCTGAGGCCCACGATCTCGGTCGGCTGGCGGTCGCAGGCTAA
- a CDS encoding alpha/beta hydrolase, with protein sequence MAGLSVDERVLHLREAAEAVGLTASEVVLPADPELQVNGLAFHLLDWGGTSQTPVLFLHGGSLTAHTWDLVCLSLRDEYRCFALDLRGHGDSSWSPDGDYSLGAYAADVEGVVEALGLDRFILVGMSLGGAIALTYAGRHAVRLAGLVIVDTGPEGRPSGRARIANFVSHDRELPSIEDFVTRAMAFNPRRQPELLRRSLLHNLRETPTGAWTWKWDPRLRRPRDPGDADRRRAGLWDAVSLITCPTLVLRGGDSDVFHDEDAERLAAALPRGAWVRIDGAGHTVQGDRPVATASTLRTFFASIGDGA encoded by the coding sequence ATGGCGGGGCTGAGTGTGGACGAGCGCGTCCTGCACCTACGGGAGGCGGCTGAGGCAGTCGGATTGACGGCGTCAGAGGTCGTGCTGCCCGCCGACCCCGAGCTGCAGGTCAACGGCCTGGCGTTCCATCTGCTCGACTGGGGCGGGACCAGCCAGACGCCGGTGCTCTTCCTGCACGGCGGCAGCCTGACGGCGCACACCTGGGATCTCGTCTGCCTGAGCCTGCGTGACGAGTACCGCTGCTTTGCGCTCGATCTGCGCGGCCACGGCGACAGCAGCTGGTCGCCAGACGGTGACTACTCGCTGGGTGCGTACGCCGCCGATGTGGAGGGTGTCGTCGAGGCGCTCGGGCTGGACCGCTTCATCCTGGTGGGGATGTCGCTCGGCGGCGCCATCGCCCTGACCTACGCTGGCAGGCACGCTGTCCGGCTGGCCGGGCTGGTGATCGTGGATACCGGCCCAGAGGGTCGTCCGAGCGGTCGGGCGCGGATCGCCAACTTCGTCTCGCACGACCGCGAGCTTCCATCGATCGAGGATTTCGTGACCCGTGCGATGGCGTTCAACCCACGCCGCCAGCCGGAGTTGCTCCGCCGCAGTCTGCTCCACAACCTGCGTGAGACGCCGACCGGCGCCTGGACCTGGAAGTGGGACCCGCGGCTTCGACGGCCGCGTGACCCTGGGGACGCTGACCGCCGTCGGGCTGGCCTCTGGGACGCCGTGTCGCTGATCACCTGCCCGACGCTCGTGCTGCGTGGCGGCGACAGCGACGTGTTCCACGACGAGGATGCCGAGCGGTTGGCGGCGGCGCTCCCGCGTGGCGCGTGGGTCCGCATCGATGGGGCCGGCCACACGGTCCAGGGCGACCGGCCCGTAGCGACGGCCTCGACGCTCCGGACGTTCTTCGCCAGCATCGGCGACGGCGCGTAG
- a CDS encoding enoyl-CoA hydratase/isomerase family protein, which produces MLQVTERDRIVFLTVPAPLPLGPASARLAWSVQDACDEIEQRDEPVAAVVLASGSGAFWLEPPTSAADLDALGSVWADMLAALDRLSPPLVACLGGDAVGPAWELALACDLRLASANARVGSPEIRWGRLPVAGGIQRLVRAVGSTLTTRLLLLGEVVTASEALALGLVHRVATPADLTTSLDALLEPLRTSAPIALAYAREAIRSAPDLPLAAGLRLEADLAALLQTTADRAEGLSAFLARRPPRFEAR; this is translated from the coding sequence TTGCTCCAGGTGACCGAACGAGATCGCATCGTGTTCCTGACCGTGCCGGCGCCCCTGCCGCTCGGCCCGGCGTCTGCTCGCCTTGCGTGGTCCGTGCAAGATGCCTGCGACGAGATCGAGCAGCGGGATGAGCCGGTGGCGGCGGTCGTACTGGCGTCCGGCAGCGGGGCGTTCTGGCTGGAGCCGCCCACGAGCGCGGCCGATCTCGACGCGCTCGGGAGCGTCTGGGCCGACATGCTTGCAGCCCTTGACCGCCTGAGCCCCCCGCTGGTGGCCTGCCTGGGCGGCGACGCGGTTGGGCCGGCCTGGGAGCTGGCGCTCGCGTGCGACCTCCGGCTGGCGTCGGCCAACGCGCGCGTTGGCAGTCCAGAGATCCGCTGGGGCCGGCTGCCGGTGGCGGGCGGGATTCAGCGGCTGGTACGAGCCGTCGGGTCCACGCTGACGACGCGACTGCTGCTGCTCGGAGAGGTGGTGACCGCCTCCGAGGCGCTGGCGCTCGGGCTGGTCCATCGCGTCGCCACACCGGCCGATCTGACCACGAGCCTCGATGCGTTGCTCGAACCGCTGCGTACCAGCGCACCGATCGCGCTGGCCTACGCCCGTGAGGCGATCCGCTCCGCGCCCGATCTGCCCCTGGCAGCCGGCCTGCGTCTCGAAGCGGATCTGGCGGCGCTCTTGCAGACCACCGCCGACCGCGCCGAGGGACTCAGTGCGTTCCTGGCGCGCCGTCCGCCCCGCTTCGAGGCCCGATGA
- a CDS encoding CoA transferase, whose amino-acid sequence MTRTQPLDGLRVLLASTSRPDDGAVVAARILRQLGATVLAAAHPEGRQYDLALVSGEILPPRASASSVPEHLARVVLSVRRCEHDGTDATCHGSPILAACRPDVVAALTGAHAAVAALAGIRWQRSPGRPAAPALRIEVATVDVLAGCLGDILPRALCPDEQPADAPNAGTRAERGLRVLRCLDGYVGVGPLGDDDRELLAALVASDAPGDSDASGDGDASGDGDASGHSVALLDILLRADATPADPLAGWLGHRTRAEAVEAAQLWRIPMTPALSPQEVAGLGAQPPAASDSAHQCADAAGPFRIESGPLAATTRSPRQLVPPARPLSGLRVLDLGMVWAGPYAGRLLASLGAEVVKVEGPKRPDGTRRAAHTACPGVFADLHQGKRSLVLDLACRDGRDLFLRLVASADLVLENFSRRVMPHLGLDYPTLAATNPSLLMLSLRAFSPAGPHADHVAYGSSLELATGLAGCPPGGVPTPSSVAYLDYLAGCYGAAGLLALLIARDADGRGARLEVALEDVAREVRSLTHGAEHRAPGLSVDEAAILADSHLREGGLLDGQRRAPRHAHLARAPFRLDGIPSVPAGAALLAPAFGAGSRAVLRRQAGLSPDAIDRLIRAGVVVTPHRRRSTNRGSAPTNEVRR is encoded by the coding sequence ATGACGCGCACGCAGCCGCTGGATGGGCTTCGGGTCTTGCTGGCGTCCACGTCCAGGCCAGACGACGGCGCGGTCGTGGCCGCCCGCATCCTGCGGCAGCTTGGCGCAACGGTGCTCGCGGCCGCGCACCCAGAGGGCCGCCAGTATGACCTCGCGCTCGTCAGCGGCGAGATCCTGCCGCCACGCGCGAGTGCCAGCAGCGTTCCCGAGCACCTGGCCCGGGTGGTTCTGTCGGTGAGGCGCTGCGAGCACGATGGAACCGACGCCACCTGCCACGGCAGCCCGATCCTCGCTGCATGCCGTCCGGATGTCGTGGCGGCACTGACCGGCGCACATGCTGCCGTCGCGGCCCTCGCCGGGATTCGCTGGCAGCGGTCGCCTGGACGACCGGCCGCGCCAGCGCTCCGCATCGAGGTTGCGACCGTGGACGTGCTCGCCGGCTGTCTCGGCGACATCCTCCCACGCGCCCTCTGCCCCGACGAGCAGCCTGCCGATGCGCCCAACGCCGGGACGCGCGCAGAACGGGGGCTGCGCGTCCTCCGGTGTCTCGACGGCTACGTCGGGGTTGGGCCGCTGGGCGACGACGACCGCGAGTTGCTCGCCGCGCTCGTTGCCAGCGACGCCCCTGGCGACAGCGACGCCTCTGGCGACGGCGACGCCTCTGGCGACGGCGACGCCTCTGGGCACAGCGTGGCCCTCCTCGACATCCTTCTACGCGCCGACGCCACGCCGGCCGATCCCCTGGCCGGCTGGCTTGGGCATCGGACTCGCGCCGAGGCTGTCGAGGCGGCGCAGCTCTGGCGTATCCCGATGACCCCGGCGCTCTCCCCCCAGGAGGTGGCTGGCCTGGGCGCACAGCCGCCCGCGGCTTCCGATTCGGCGCACCAGTGCGCTGACGCGGCCGGACCGTTCCGTATCGAGTCGGGGCCGCTGGCGGCCACCACCCGATCCCCTCGGCAGCTCGTTCCTCCGGCCCGGCCGCTCTCCGGTTTGCGCGTTCTGGACCTCGGCATGGTCTGGGCCGGGCCGTACGCCGGGCGACTGCTGGCCAGCCTCGGAGCGGAGGTCGTCAAGGTCGAGGGGCCGAAGCGGCCTGACGGAACACGTCGCGCGGCTCACACCGCCTGCCCCGGCGTCTTCGCGGATCTGCACCAGGGCAAGCGGAGCCTCGTGCTGGACCTCGCCTGCCGGGATGGACGCGACCTGTTCCTGCGACTCGTCGCCAGCGCCGACCTCGTGCTGGAGAACTTCAGTCGGCGGGTGATGCCCCATCTCGGTCTGGACTACCCGACGCTGGCGGCGACCAACCCCTCTCTGCTGATGCTCTCCCTGCGCGCCTTCTCGCCCGCTGGCCCGCACGCCGACCACGTGGCCTACGGCAGCAGCCTGGAGCTTGCCACCGGGCTGGCCGGTTGTCCGCCCGGCGGCGTGCCCACGCCATCCTCGGTGGCGTACCTCGACTACCTGGCCGGCTGCTACGGTGCGGCCGGGCTGCTGGCCCTGCTGATCGCGCGGGACGCGGATGGGCGCGGCGCGCGTCTGGAGGTCGCCCTCGAGGACGTTGCGCGCGAGGTGCGGTCGCTGACGCATGGCGCTGAGCATCGTGCGCCCGGCCTGTCCGTCGACGAGGCGGCGATCCTCGCCGACAGCCATCTGCGCGAGGGCGGTCTGCTCGACGGACAACGTCGTGCGCCACGGCACGCCCACCTCGCCCGAGCGCCGTTCCGCCTGGATGGGATCCCCTCGGTCCCAGCCGGCGCGGCGCTGCTGGCCCCAGCCTTCGGGGCCGGCAGCCGCGCAGTGCTGCGGCGGCAGGCCGGCCTTTCACCAGACGCCATCGACCGGCTGATACGCGCGGGCGTCGTGGTGACGCCCCACCGACGCCGGTCGACCAATCGCGGGTCCGCTCCCACGAACGAGGTCCGCCGATGA
- a CDS encoding enoyl-CoA hydratase/isomerase family protein: MTYDTISFDVRDHVAWITLNRPSVLNVYNVQMRDELFEVLSAVRDDDDIRVLVLHGAGRAFCAGADLTEFGTAPSPTAARRIRFSRDNWALLEEIRIPTIAALHGFALGSGLEIALFCDLRLAAEGTQLGLPETRLGMIPAAGATQTLPRACGTAVALDLMLTGRRVDAAEALRLGLVTRVVPADRLLAEAAALALDLASRDPDAVSAVRRAIREGRDLPLAQGLRLEQGLAAAVRNRRRAPDDPGEGLITS, from the coding sequence ATGACCTACGACACGATCAGCTTCGACGTGCGCGACCACGTCGCCTGGATCACCCTGAACCGACCCTCGGTCTTGAATGTCTACAACGTCCAGATGCGCGACGAGCTCTTCGAGGTACTCTCGGCCGTCCGCGACGACGACGATATCCGCGTCCTGGTGCTGCACGGGGCCGGCCGCGCCTTCTGCGCCGGCGCCGACCTGACCGAGTTCGGGACGGCGCCCTCGCCGACAGCCGCGCGCCGCATCCGCTTCAGCCGCGACAACTGGGCGCTGCTCGAAGAGATCCGCATCCCGACCATCGCCGCGCTGCACGGGTTCGCGCTGGGGTCAGGGCTGGAGATCGCCCTGTTCTGCGATCTGCGGCTGGCCGCCGAAGGCACCCAGCTCGGCCTGCCGGAGACGCGCCTCGGGATGATCCCGGCCGCCGGCGCCACCCAGACCCTTCCACGGGCCTGTGGGACGGCCGTTGCCCTGGATCTGATGCTGACCGGCCGCCGCGTCGATGCCGCTGAGGCGCTGCGGCTGGGACTTGTCACCCGCGTCGTGCCAGCCGACCGACTGCTGGCAGAGGCCGCGGCGCTCGCACTCGACCTTGCCAGCCGCGATCCAGATGCTGTCTCGGCCGTGCGTCGCGCGATCCGCGAAGGGCGAGACCTGCCGCTCGCTCAGGGGCTGCGGCTCGAACAGGGACTGGCGGCGGCCGTTCGCAATCGCCGCCGTGCCCCCGACGATCCTGGAGAAGGGCTCATCACATCGTGA